Part of the Verrucomicrobiia bacterium genome is shown below.
GGTGTCCTGCCAGCCCAGGAAGCGGCAGTTGCGAAAGGCCGCGCGATCGCCATCCACACGAATCGCCAGAGCCTGTCCCACCGGCCCTGCCGAGTTTTCGAACGTGACGTTCTCCGCCGTGAAATCCTCTGCGTCGATCAAGACTGTCGGGGTGCGAAACGTGCCAATGGGTTTTCCGTCGGCCCCCCTGATGTTCGCGTTGAGGTCAAACGTGAGGATGGTTTTCTCCGCGCTCTCGCCGATAAAATGAAAGAACCTTTTTTCGCGCTGAACGTAGATGACTTCGCGATACGTGCCGGGCTTGATGTGAATGAAAACGCGATTGCTGCTGCTGCCTGCTGGCACAGCCATCACCGCCGCCTGAACGGTTGTGAACTGCGCGGAACCATCGGCTGAAACGTAAAGGTTTGTGTGCGCGTGCAGCGAACCTGTCACAAACAACAGCGACGCCATCGCAAGGACCGAAGCCACGCCGTGGAACGGTTGGGAATTATTCATAGGTGATTCAAACGTTTTGCGCCAAGTCCGGCGCGCCGATCGGACAGGAACTTTCCGGCGCGGGGCCGACACGCCTTACGCCAACACCCACAACCGAAACATCATCCGTAAACTCTGCGCACCCGCAGAATTGTTGAATGTCGGCCATTACCTTTGCGAACAGTTCAGCTGTTGGCAGATGCGACCGCGCCTTCACCGCCGCCATCAGGCGCTCGACGCTGAAGCATTCATGGTTGTGCCCCTCCGCTTCAATGAGACCGTCAGTGAAGAGCAACAACAGATCGCCGACTGCGATGTCCTGCCGGGCGGTTGGGAAAATGGCGTCTTCAAACAGTCCAAGAGCCGGACCCTTCGACTTCGCCGCTCCACCCAGGGGTTCCACCTCGGCTGCAGCGCGCCGGACGTGAATGGCATCAGGGTGAGCGGCGCTGGCGTAGCGCAGCTCGCCTTTGTCGACATCCGCAATCAGATACAATGCCGTGGCGAACATGGTGGTGCCACTCAGCTTGAACACGCCGGCGAGAGCGTGATTGATCTGCCCCAACAGCTTTCCCGGATCCGCCGAGGCATGGCCCAAATCCTGGACCAGGGAACGCATCATCGCGGTGATCAACGCGGCTCGAACATCGTGTCCCATCACATCGCAGATGAACACGCCGACCGTTGTGTCGGACAGTTCGACCACATCGTAGAAGTCACCGCTCACCGCGCCGTTCGGCAGGAACAAGCTGAAGAACTCCAGGGCGCTTTCGGGATAGGGCAGATGCGGCGGCAGGCACGGAAATCTTTGGGGAAGCATCGCCAGTTGAAGTTCGCG
Proteins encoded:
- a CDS encoding pectinesterase family protein yields the protein MNNSQPFHGVASVLAMASLLFVTGSLHAHTNLYVSADGSAQFTTVQAAVMAVPAGSSSNRVFIHIKPGTYREVIYVQREKRFFHFIGESAEKTILTFDLNANIRGADGKPIGTFRTPTVLIDAEDFTAENVTFENSAGPVGQALAIRVDGDRAAFRNCRFLGWQDTILLNRGRQYFENCYIEGHVDFIFGGATAYFEKCHIHCLRNGYITAASTPDTQKFGFVFANGRITGTNDVKTYLGRPWRNFASTVFLNTSMSEVVRPEGWHNWNKKDAEQTTRYAEHGNTGPGAVVEKRVPWIRQLSDAEAKAITPHSVLGGADGWNPLKQVGLDSQ